The Pyrodictium delaneyi genome contains a region encoding:
- a CDS encoding RsmB/NOP family class I SAM-dependent RNA methyltransferase: MLQSVEHVCAMVLSRVEAKLYSLRYVVEALRPRVPRGLLNALCLGVLRNYRLLGRGLRYCGYRGQLRGRPEGWLPLVGAYEAMFRRDVVPSDRIVESTRLPRSIVECLRETEPKDIVSGLKGSEKLSVLYSLPLWVVEKLSELDPPGGIEALLRSLQEPTPMWIRFNRRRLALDQALELLSRAGIRARPDPVLDDVVEAVEVEPGAPSRLDPELFYIQDRAATLAAHVIGDPGDTVLDAFSAPGNKLAHVMWRNGSRVAVAVEISPRRLMDEKRLLRRQGVAIVDLVAGDATRPPLRQSVATAAIVDPDCTSMGRLGHSPETRLFLERAGPGIVERLQQLQKNGLRAILQSVRPGSKVVYMTCTLTREENEDVVRTVVEEGLAELEKAEPLIGVWSTWLPLAQRMYPHVSRSTGGFVALLRRV; the protein is encoded by the coding sequence GTGCTGCAGAGCGTCGAACATGTCTGTGCAATGGTACTCAGCCGAGTCGAGGCTAAACTCTATTCGCTACGCTATGTAGTAGAGGCGCTCCGTCCGAGGGTTCCCCGTGGTCTTCTCAACGCATTATGCCTGGGTGTTCTCCGCAATTATCGGCTTCTCGGACGTGGACTCCGCTACTGTGGCTATCGCGGCCAGCTGCGTGGTCGCCCCGAAGGCTGGCTTCCGTTAGTAGGAGCGTATGAGGCGATGTTCCGACGCGACGTTGTGCCGTCTGATCGTATCGTAGAATCAACGAGACTTCCTCGAAGCATAGTAGAGTGCCTTCGAGAAACTGAGCCAAAAGATATAGTCTCCGGGCTAAAGGGGTCGGAGAAGCTCTCAGTGCTCTATAGTCTGCCGCTCTGGGTGGTAGAGAAACTTTCAGAATTAGACCCCCCTGGAGGCATCGAAGCACTTCTCCGGAGCCTCCAGGAGCCAACACCAATGTGGATACGGTTCAACCGTAGAAGACTCGCTCTAGACCAGGCTCTCGAGCTATTGTCTAGAGCTGGGATACGCGCAAGACCAGACCCTGTACTTGATGATGTAGTCGAGGCTGTCGAGGTGGAGCCCGGCGCACCTTCACGACTAGACCCAGAACTCTTCTATATACAGGATAGGGCTGCAACACTCGCAGCTCATGTCATCGGAGACCCTGGAGATACTGTTCTCGACGCCTTCAGTGCTCCGGGGAATAAGCTGGCCCACGTTATGTGGAGGAACGGATCTAGGGTCGCGGTAGCTGTGGAGATATCACCACGTCGTCTCATGGATGAGAAGCGTCTCCTCAGAAGACAGGGCGTGGCGATAGTCGATCTTGTAGCCGGTGACGCTACGAGGCCGCCATTGAGACAGAGCGTTGCTACAGCTGCCATCGTAGATCCCGACTGTACCAGCATGGGCCGGCTAGGTCATAGTCCGGAGACCCGGTTATTCCTTGAGCGTGCAGGGCCCGGTATAGTGGAAAGGCTCCAGCAGCTCCAGAAGAACGGTCTACGTGCTATTCTTCAATCCGTTAGGCCTGGCTCGAAGGTAGTCTATATGACGTGTACTCTTACACGCGAGGAGAACGAGGATGTAGTTAGAACTGTTGTTGAGGAGGGGCTAGCAGAACTGGAGAAAGCAGAGCCTCTCATAGGAGTTTGGAGTACATGGCTTCCTCTTGCCCAGCGCATGTATCCACATGTCTCGAGATCCACGGGGGGATTTGTGGCACTACTTCGCCGCGTTTAG
- a CDS encoding RuvB-like helicase: protein MAAIKEVKPVKETRRVGAHSHIRGLGLDENGHAKFVADGMVGQTEAREAAGIVVQMIREGKMAGRGVLIVGPSGTGKTAIAVGIAKELGEDTPFVAMSGSEIYSSELKKTEVLMQALRKSIGVRFRERRTVYEGAVKQLRIAYVKHPFNPYVKVPREAEIVLETTDDSLKLRVGEEIAVQLLQLRVRRGDVIWIDAETGEVHKVGRLCSESRYDISAYRCVEKPSGSVKKDKEIVHMLTLHDLDVAYAAQRAAVASFLGMPITREIPSDVRQRVDEEVKKLVNEGRAELVPGVLFIDDAHMLDIEAFSFLTRAMESELAPILVLATNRGMTKIRGTDIEAPHGIPLDLLDRLLIIRTRPYTAEEIREILKIRADEEEIPLSDDALEELTRLGVERSLRYAVQLMEPARILAEREGRTKVTVEDVKKAAKYFVDLRESVQYIQQYEEKLLK, encoded by the coding sequence ATGGCAGCAATAAAGGAGGTAAAACCAGTAAAGGAGACCAGAAGGGTCGGCGCACACAGCCACATCAGGGGGCTAGGCCTCGACGAGAACGGTCACGCCAAATTCGTAGCTGACGGTATGGTTGGCCAGACAGAGGCACGCGAAGCAGCAGGCATAGTAGTCCAAATGATACGTGAAGGCAAAATGGCTGGTCGTGGTGTATTGATAGTAGGTCCAAGCGGAACCGGGAAGACAGCCATAGCAGTAGGCATAGCCAAGGAGTTAGGCGAGGATACACCATTCGTAGCCATGAGTGGTTCAGAGATATACAGTAGCGAGCTAAAGAAGACGGAAGTACTCATGCAGGCTCTGCGTAAGTCAATAGGCGTGAGGTTCCGCGAACGGAGAACAGTATACGAGGGCGCAGTTAAGCAGCTCCGCATAGCCTACGTGAAGCACCCGTTCAACCCCTACGTGAAGGTGCCCCGTGAAGCAGAGATAGTTCTAGAGACTACCGATGATAGCTTGAAGCTGCGCGTAGGTGAAGAGATAGCGGTCCAACTCCTCCAGCTACGAGTCCGCCGCGGTGACGTGATATGGATAGACGCCGAGACAGGTGAAGTTCACAAGGTAGGCCGTCTATGTAGTGAGAGTCGCTATGACATATCGGCATATAGATGCGTAGAGAAGCCGAGCGGGTCAGTAAAGAAGGACAAGGAGATAGTCCACATGTTGACACTACACGACCTAGACGTGGCTTACGCAGCCCAGCGGGCGGCGGTAGCAAGTTTCCTAGGCATGCCAATAACAAGAGAGATACCAAGCGATGTGCGCCAGCGTGTTGACGAAGAGGTAAAGAAGCTAGTAAACGAGGGCCGTGCCGAGCTTGTGCCCGGCGTACTCTTCATAGACGATGCTCATATGCTCGACATAGAGGCGTTCAGCTTCCTGACAAGAGCTATGGAGAGCGAGCTAGCCCCGATACTAGTACTCGCGACTAACCGGGGCATGACCAAGATAAGGGGTACCGACATAGAAGCACCGCATGGAATACCGCTAGATCTGCTAGACCGCCTCCTCATAATAAGGACAAGACCCTACACAGCTGAGGAGATACGTGAGATACTAAAGATACGTGCTGACGAGGAAGAGATACCGCTCAGCGATGATGCTCTCGAAGAACTAACCAGACTGGGTGTGGAGCGTAGTCTCCGCTATGCAGTACAGCTCATGGAGCCAGCACGTATACTTGCAGAACGCGAGGGCAGGACCAAGGTGACCGTAGAAGATGTAAAAAAGGCTGCAAAGTACTTTGTCGACCTCCGGGAAAGCGTGCAATACATACAGCAGTACGAAGAGAAGCTGCTAAAGTAA
- the tmk gene encoding dTMP kinase, whose protein sequence is MCGHVGNRGAYIVLEGIDGAGTTTHSRLLAKNLERLGYCTCLFEEPSKGDVGIVIRKILSQGPFDQRLLSLLFAADRLMLRNSIEECLDRGCIAISDRSWVSSLAYQSYDGFPGSASPEWVYVVNRYAMRPDILIFLDVDPVIAYCRLGKRRGSRELPERLQALRGLARRYEYVLELVKGIIPLVVRVKGSINGRERPVESVSRDILTVVLAALRYWEYNET, encoded by the coding sequence GTGTGTGGACACGTAGGGAATCGTGGAGCTTACATCGTGCTAGAGGGAATCGATGGTGCTGGCACAACTACGCATAGCAGACTTTTGGCCAAGAATCTGGAAAGGTTGGGATACTGTACGTGCCTGTTCGAGGAACCAAGCAAAGGTGATGTTGGTATTGTCATTCGTAAAATACTTTCACAAGGTCCATTTGACCAGCGTCTTCTCTCACTCCTCTTTGCTGCGGATAGACTAATGCTGCGTAATAGCATAGAGGAGTGTCTCGACAGAGGATGCATAGCCATCAGTGATAGGAGTTGGGTATCGAGCTTAGCCTACCAGAGCTATGATGGATTTCCTGGCTCAGCGTCTCCAGAATGGGTATACGTGGTTAACCGCTATGCTATGCGGCCGGATATATTGATCTTCCTGGATGTTGACCCGGTTATAGCCTACTGCCGGCTTGGCAAAAGGCGGGGTAGTAGAGAGTTACCAGAAAGATTACAAGCGCTACGCGGCCTAGCTAGACGCTATGAATACGTTCTAGAATTAGTGAAAGGAATAATACCTCTTGTTGTGCGTGTGAAGGGTAGTATAAACGGGCGTGAACGTCCGGTGGAGTCTGTCTCAAGAGATATTTTAACTGTTGTTCTTGCAGCGCTTAGGTACTGGGAGTATAACGAAACATAG
- a CDS encoding isoaspartyl peptidase/L-asparaginase: protein MASITVYGPVRLGDPAVIVHGGAGGWRGISRIEEVLGAVRAGAAAGLHHARKGVLEAVVEAVAALEDSGVLNAGIGSVLTYDGRVEMDAGVMTDATQAGGVAVVTYPRNPVRLAAYVARELPHVLLAGPAADELAQRLGLEKHPGPSPRALERWKTLREKLRSGEGPSWARVIHELYGDTVGAVVLSAGRLAASASTGGIVLKHAGRIGDSPVPGAGFYVERGVGGCSATGIGETILLGRPCVYAVELIAEGVPVEEAARAAVARHTQLFGSDNLGIIVLDAKGYAAAAMNTQGMPIAVAGQLKPNVEPLMLWGGGGGAER, encoded by the coding sequence ATGGCTTCTATAACTGTTTATGGGCCAGTCCGGCTCGGCGATCCTGCAGTCATTGTGCATGGTGGAGCTGGGGGCTGGCGTGGTATAAGCAGGATTGAGGAAGTTCTCGGTGCTGTTAGAGCCGGAGCTGCTGCAGGTCTTCATCACGCCAGGAAGGGTGTACTTGAGGCGGTTGTCGAAGCTGTCGCTGCATTAGAGGACAGTGGCGTACTTAATGCTGGTATTGGCAGCGTACTCACATATGATGGACGCGTGGAAATGGATGCTGGAGTTATGACTGACGCTACGCAGGCTGGCGGCGTTGCTGTGGTAACGTATCCACGTAATCCGGTGCGTCTAGCCGCGTATGTAGCGAGAGAGCTTCCTCACGTGCTGCTAGCTGGACCCGCTGCGGATGAACTCGCACAGCGGCTTGGGCTGGAGAAGCACCCAGGTCCCAGTCCACGTGCCCTTGAGCGATGGAAGACGCTTAGAGAGAAGCTGCGTAGCGGCGAAGGCCCCAGCTGGGCTCGAGTGATACATGAACTCTATGGCGACACTGTAGGGGCTGTTGTTCTATCTGCCGGAAGGCTTGCCGCATCAGCTAGTACCGGCGGCATAGTTCTGAAGCACGCAGGGCGTATAGGAGACTCGCCAGTACCTGGCGCCGGGTTTTACGTGGAGCGTGGCGTTGGAGGCTGCTCTGCGACGGGAATTGGTGAGACGATTCTCCTAGGACGCCCCTGTGTTTACGCTGTTGAGCTGATCGCGGAAGGTGTACCCGTCGAGGAGGCTGCACGAGCCGCTGTGGCCCGTCATACCCAACTCTTCGGCAGTGATAATTTAGGTATAATAGTTCTCGATGCAAAGGGTTATGCTGCTGCCGCTATGAATACCCAGGGTATGCCCATAGCTGTTGCAGGACAGCTTAAACCTAACGTGGAGCCTCTGATGCTGTGGGGAGGTGGCGGGGGAGCGGAAAGATAA
- a CDS encoding NAD-dependent epimerase/dehydratase family protein gives MGYRVLIIGGIGYLGYNLAFEHSSGGDVVYIAARKSSAQRRRRLFDELKQLAEKVLLTSTLQDPADIQGSIDSIGCPDIAYMAVGKLTGRPEELMEANAIIPKKWAEALARRCSNTLYVYISNTLAVGDAGDCAENNHVAEEHQHLKGCRPVGPHSRSKMEGERNVMNICRRTRLSVAILRPGLLVGRWCYHEEWRLLYRLAKLHIRLRGGPILHATPARDIAVASRILRDRMGDKLCGWFYATPWRGDLGELHEMLLRHLGVKHYIPLPVPRPPRGKMPSFFKVLAEYSAQQHFVFKPRALEVFGMEWRNIDEAVREAAEWLKNYMGKKH, from the coding sequence ATGGGCTATCGTGTATTGATCATCGGCGGTATAGGCTATCTAGGCTACAATCTTGCCTTTGAACATAGTAGTGGAGGCGATGTTGTGTACATTGCAGCTAGGAAATCTAGTGCACAACGCCGTCGTAGACTATTTGACGAACTCAAGCAATTGGCGGAAAAGGTGCTCCTAACGTCTACTCTCCAAGATCCAGCAGACATACAAGGAAGCATTGATAGCATAGGATGCCCGGACATAGCCTACATGGCTGTAGGTAAGTTGACGGGAAGACCGGAGGAACTAATGGAAGCAAATGCAATTATACCTAAAAAGTGGGCTGAAGCATTAGCCCGTCGTTGCAGTAATACACTGTACGTTTACATTAGTAACACGCTTGCTGTAGGCGATGCTGGCGACTGTGCAGAAAACAATCACGTAGCCGAGGAACACCAACATCTCAAAGGCTGTCGTCCTGTTGGCCCGCACAGTAGATCCAAGATGGAGGGTGAACGCAACGTAATGAACATATGTCGGCGTACTAGGCTAAGCGTTGCAATACTCCGGCCAGGTCTTCTTGTGGGACGCTGGTGCTATCACGAGGAGTGGCGTCTTCTATACCGGCTCGCCAAGCTACACATAAGGCTCCGGGGTGGCCCCATCCTACATGCCACCCCTGCACGCGACATCGCGGTGGCCTCGAGAATACTACGAGACCGTATGGGGGACAAGCTCTGTGGCTGGTTCTATGCCACGCCGTGGCGTGGTGATTTAGGTGAACTACATGAGATGCTGCTCCGCCATCTAGGCGTCAAACATTATATTCCTCTTCCTGTGCCCCGGCCTCCTCGCGGTAAAATGCCTAGCTTCTTCAAGGTGCTAGCAGAGTATAGTGCCCAGCAGCACTTTGTCTTCAAGCCTCGCGCACTGGAGGTTTTTGGCATGGAATGGCGTAACATCGACGAGGCAGTACGTGAAGCAGCTGAATGGCTCAAAAATTACATGGGGAAGAAGCATTAG
- a CDS encoding FeoA family protein — MKQSDRPRGVVTLDVMPPGSRGRVVRIEAGTRALRRIIEMGITPGTIIEVVGSYGGPILVRVRGTVLALGRGVARKILVEPL, encoded by the coding sequence TTGAAACAGAGTGACAGACCCAGAGGCGTGGTAACGCTTGATGTTATGCCTCCAGGATCTCGGGGACGGGTAGTACGTATTGAGGCTGGTACGAGGGCACTCCGGCGTATAATAGAGATGGGTATTACACCAGGCACTATTATAGAAGTTGTTGGAAGCTATGGTGGACCAATACTCGTGAGAGTAAGGGGCACTGTGCTAGCGCTGGGCCGTGGTGTGGCGCGAAAAATACTCGTTGAGCCGCTCTAA
- a CDS encoding flavodoxin family protein — protein MGSVKVLGVNGSPRKYGNTFKMLWLALRGADDLGAETRLIHLYDYHLEPCMACYSDNLYECHFPKACPLYERGDKFRELAEAVLWADAIVFATPVYWFMASGKLKTFIDRLTALENMIYHTGRSLLDGKVAGVIAAGEEAGAANALSWMLLTLNMMGFHVPAWGAAYYHGRGDVLENEQATLDAYNVGVAVVRLVKALRGEHAGSEPWYRLDVRERVADLVEELRKIAEEEKEKARETRPWLL, from the coding sequence ATGGGCAGCGTGAAGGTTCTTGGGGTTAACGGCTCGCCGAGAAAGTATGGCAATACCTTCAAGATGCTATGGCTAGCATTACGGGGGGCTGATGACTTAGGAGCCGAGACCAGACTTATACATCTCTACGACTACCATCTAGAGCCATGTATGGCTTGTTACTCTGACAACCTCTATGAGTGCCATTTCCCGAAAGCATGCCCGCTCTACGAGCGGGGTGACAAGTTTAGAGAGCTTGCTGAGGCTGTACTCTGGGCGGATGCTATTGTATTTGCTACTCCCGTCTACTGGTTCATGGCCTCTGGGAAGCTGAAGACATTCATAGACAGGCTTACTGCCCTCGAAAACATGATATACCATACTGGGCGGAGCCTGCTCGACGGCAAGGTGGCGGGAGTTATAGCTGCTGGTGAGGAGGCTGGCGCTGCAAACGCCCTCTCGTGGATGCTGTTGACTCTCAACATGATGGGATTCCACGTGCCAGCTTGGGGTGCTGCCTACTACCACGGGAGAGGTGACGTACTAGAGAACGAACAGGCCACGCTCGACGCATACAACGTCGGTGTAGCTGTAGTCCGGCTCGTTAAGGCTCTCCGTGGCGAGCATGCTGGCAGCGAGCCCTGGTACCGGCTTGATGTACGGGAGCGCGTGGCAGATCTTGTAGAGGAACTCCGGAAGATTGCGGAGGAGGAGAAGGAGAAGGCGAGGGAGACGAGACCATGGCTTCTATAA
- the rpl12p gene encoding 50S ribosomal protein P1 → MEYIYASLVLYAAGKEINEENLKKILEAAGVEVDEARVKAVVAALKNINIDEVVKSATAMPVAPAAAPAAAPAAAEEKKEEEEEKAEEKKEEVSEEQLAAGLESLFGF, encoded by the coding sequence ATGGAGTACATCTACGCTAGCCTTGTGCTATATGCAGCTGGTAAGGAGATAAACGAGGAAAACCTCAAGAAGATACTCGAGGCCGCTGGCGTAGAGGTAGACGAGGCCCGCGTGAAGGCTGTAGTAGCTGCCCTCAAGAACATCAACATAGATGAGGTAGTGAAGTCCGCCACAGCTATGCCGGTAGCACCAGCTGCTGCACCAGCAGCGGCACCTGCTGCAGCCGAGGAGAAGAAGGAGGAAGAGGAAGAGAAGGCTGAGGAGAAGAAGGAGGAGGTAAGCGAGGAGCAGCTAGCAGCAGGCCTCGAGAGCCTCTTCGGCTTCTAA